One part of the Immundisolibacter sp. genome encodes these proteins:
- a CDS encoding CHAD domain-containing protein gives MAFELHIGRPLAAELLRLLQDEIGGALGELAGTPDEAAIHAARRHIKKARATLRLLDGDVHARALARCENELRAAGRALAPSRDAAVLLRTIDTLSRARPPKATASALQAMRQAWQTPGTPQLDAGDLMTARLALQESAATLTGPAAGACDFDTLARGFATTYRAGRRALKRALRNPDAERLHALRRQLKHHIYQLRLLQPLWPGPLGALHAQADRAADLLGLHHDCAVLRERLASSTLPPTDRMRVDTLAAKRQDSLAPEALDICRRLYAERSASYKRRLKAYWRCATRGQ, from the coding sequence GTGGCGTTCGAACTGCACATCGGACGGCCCCTGGCGGCGGAGCTGCTGCGCCTGCTGCAGGACGAAATCGGCGGCGCGCTGGGCGAGCTGGCCGGTACGCCCGACGAGGCGGCCATCCACGCCGCCCGTCGGCACATAAAGAAAGCCCGCGCGACACTGCGCCTGCTGGACGGCGATGTGCACGCGCGCGCGCTGGCCCGCTGCGAAAACGAACTGCGCGCGGCCGGTCGTGCCCTGGCACCCAGCCGCGACGCCGCCGTGCTGCTGCGCACGATCGACACGCTGAGCAGGGCGCGCCCGCCGAAGGCGACTGCCAGTGCCCTGCAGGCCATGCGTCAGGCCTGGCAGACCCCCGGCACCCCCCAGCTGGACGCCGGGGACCTGATGACCGCGCGCCTCGCGTTGCAGGAATCCGCCGCCACGCTGACCGGGCCTGCGGCAGGCGCCTGTGACTTCGACACGCTGGCCCGGGGATTCGCCACCACCTACCGGGCCGGCCGCCGTGCCCTGAAGCGGGCGCTGCGCAATCCCGACGCCGAGCGCCTGCACGCCCTGCGCCGGCAGCTGAAACACCACATCTACCAGCTGCGCCTGCTGCAACCGCTATGGCCCGGGCCGCTGGGCGCCCTGCACGCGCAGGCCGACCGGGCCGCGGACCTGCTTGGCCTGCACCACGACTGCGCCGTGCTGCGCGAGCGGCTTGCCAGCAGCACCCTGCCGCCAACCGACCGGATGCGCGTGGACACACTCGCGGCAAAGCGCCAGGACAGCCTGGCGCCCGAGGCGCTCGATATCTGCCGGCGGCTGTATGCCGAACGCAGCGCCAGCTACAAACGCCGCCTGAAAGCCTACTGGCGGTGCGCCACGCGCGGGCAATGA
- a CDS encoding class I SAM-dependent rRNA methyltransferase has product MSFAPLRLKRNEERRLRAGHLWVFSNEVDIAATPLTAFSPGQLVTVESSRGGPLGTAYVNPRSLICARLLSRRVLGNADAVTALLQRRLADALTLRQRLYRTPHYRLVHAEGDGLPGLVVDRYGDHLVMQVSTAGMEALRDAIVGALVELLRPAGILARNDGFGRELEGLETGEPQVLYGSVPEFGQVLEGGLDFTVPLHGGQKSGWYFDQRPNRERLRAYVGDGRVLDAFSYVGAWGLQAAAAGARQVICVDASAPALALLDSNAQHNGLGETVESRQGDAFDVLASLLDAGERFDLVAVDPPAFIKRKRDAEAGMEAYQRLNRLAMQLVVPGGFLVSASCSHHLPEADFRDLLRRAALPLNRRLQMLERGHQGADHPQMPGMPEADYLKVAFCRVL; this is encoded by the coding sequence GTGAGCTTTGCACCGCTGCGCCTGAAACGTAACGAAGAGCGGCGCCTGCGTGCCGGGCACCTGTGGGTGTTCAGCAACGAGGTGGACATCGCCGCCACGCCGCTGACGGCCTTTTCACCGGGGCAACTGGTCACCGTCGAGAGTTCCCGCGGCGGGCCACTGGGCACGGCTTACGTCAACCCGCGTTCGCTGATCTGCGCGCGTCTGTTGTCGCGCCGGGTGCTGGGCAACGCCGATGCGGTGACGGCACTGCTGCAACGGCGCCTGGCCGACGCGCTGACGCTGCGCCAGCGCCTGTACCGCACGCCGCATTACCGTCTGGTCCACGCCGAGGGCGATGGCCTGCCGGGCTTGGTCGTGGACCGCTACGGCGACCACCTGGTGATGCAGGTCAGCACCGCCGGCATGGAAGCCCTGCGCGACGCTATCGTCGGCGCCCTGGTCGAGCTGCTCAGGCCGGCCGGCATCCTGGCCCGCAACGATGGCTTCGGACGCGAGCTGGAAGGCCTCGAGACCGGCGAACCGCAGGTGCTGTACGGCAGCGTGCCCGAGTTCGGCCAGGTGCTGGAAGGCGGGCTCGACTTCACGGTACCGCTGCACGGCGGCCAGAAGTCCGGCTGGTACTTCGACCAGCGTCCCAATCGCGAGCGCCTGCGCGCCTACGTCGGCGACGGACGGGTGCTGGACGCGTTCTCCTACGTCGGCGCCTGGGGACTGCAAGCCGCGGCGGCAGGCGCCAGGCAAGTGATCTGCGTCGATGCGTCCGCGCCGGCGCTGGCATTGCTCGACAGCAATGCGCAGCACAACGGGCTCGGCGAGACCGTCGAAAGCCGCCAGGGCGATGCCTTCGACGTGCTGGCCTCCCTGCTGGACGCGGGCGAGCGTTTTGATCTGGTCGCCGTCGACCCGCCGGCCTTCATCAAGCGCAAGCGCGATGCCGAGGCCGGCATGGAGGCCTACCAGCGCCTGAATCGCTTGGCCATGCAGCTGGTCGTGCCGGGTGGCTTTCTGGTCAGTGCCTCCTGCTCACATCACCTGCCGGAGGCCGATTTCCGGGATCTGCTGCGCCGCGCGGCGCTGCCCCTGAACCGCCGTCTGCAGATGCTGGAACGCGGCCACCAGGGCGCCGACCACCCGCAGATGCCGGGCATGCCGGAGGCGGATTACCTGAAAGTGGCCTTCTGCCGGGTGTTGTAG
- a CDS encoding fused response regulator/phosphatase, which yields MTPASGETLPTPQPRTQRVLVVDDNPLNCDLLARRLRRMGLERVDCVDNGEAALECLRAHAYDLVLLDLMMPVLDGYGVLTTLRAEGQLPELPVLMVSAADEMAGVIRCIELGAQDYLTKPINAPLLEARVRATLERKQLRDLMAAQLERTRRDLLAARRLQLSMVPPDQLEPGPHGPLCVAARLKPAREIGGDLIDHFPLSDGYYLLALGDVSGKGAEAALYMARTVSLLRATARQHWRAGQDPAQAVAAILAETNEALAEANDSAQFVTLFLGIADLHADRLSYACAGHPAPYLCTPGSVQTLGVSPSLPLGVMPGYRIRVETVDVPPHARLLAYSDGVTEAFDSGGTAFGDARLAQLLTGSTSQLPHHLVASVADGIHAFAAGAEQSDDIALLAWMRR from the coding sequence ATGACCCCTGCCAGCGGCGAGACGCTGCCGACGCCGCAACCGCGTACGCAGCGCGTGCTGGTGGTGGATGACAACCCACTCAATTGCGATCTGCTTGCGCGCCGCCTGCGACGCATGGGCCTGGAGCGGGTGGACTGCGTCGACAACGGCGAGGCAGCGCTCGAGTGCCTGCGCGCGCACGCCTACGACCTGGTGCTGCTGGATCTGATGATGCCGGTGCTCGACGGCTACGGCGTGCTCACTACCCTGCGTGCCGAAGGTCAGCTGCCCGAACTGCCGGTGCTCATGGTCTCGGCGGCAGACGAAATGGCCGGCGTGATTCGCTGCATCGAACTGGGGGCGCAGGACTACCTGACCAAACCCATCAATGCCCCGCTGCTGGAAGCGCGCGTGCGCGCGACCCTGGAGCGCAAGCAGCTGCGTGACTTGATGGCGGCGCAACTGGAGCGCACGCGTCGCGACCTGCTGGCCGCCCGCCGTCTGCAGCTTTCGATGGTGCCGCCTGACCAGCTGGAACCGGGCCCGCATGGACCGCTGTGCGTGGCGGCCCGGCTCAAGCCGGCGCGGGAAATCGGCGGCGACCTGATCGACCACTTCCCGCTGAGCGACGGTTATTACCTGCTGGCGCTTGGCGACGTGTCCGGCAAGGGCGCGGAAGCGGCCCTGTACATGGCCCGCACCGTCAGCCTATTGCGTGCAACCGCCCGCCAACACTGGCGCGCCGGCCAGGATCCGGCCCAGGCCGTGGCCGCGATCCTGGCCGAAACCAACGAGGCATTGGCCGAGGCCAACGACAGCGCGCAGTTCGTCACCCTGTTCCTGGGCATTGCGGACCTGCACGCCGACCGCCTGAGCTACGCCTGCGCCGGGCATCCGGCCCCGTACCTGTGCACGCCCGGTTCGGTCCAGACGCTTGGCGTCTCGCCCAGCCTGCCGCTGGGCGTGATGCCGGGCTACCGAATCCGCGTGGAAACTGTCGACGTGCCGCCGCACGCCCGCCTGCTGGCGTACTCGGACGGCGTCACCGAGGCATTCGACAGCGGCGGAACGGCCTTTGGAGACGCCCGGCTGGCACAGTTGCTGACCGGCTCTACCAGCCAATTGCCGCATCACCTGGTGGCATCAGTTGCAGATGGCATACACGCCTTTGCGGCCGGGGCGGAACAATCGGACGACATCGCGCTGCTGGCCTGGATGCGGCGGTAG
- a CDS encoding ATP-binding protein produces MSQSPALPPQPPGAERCVLNGDYSALANLASWCARVADTHQLSPRGAHALDLCLCELVTNIIEYAYPAAGPASIVVDATPATDTVEVTLWDAGPAFNPLEQAAPPAVTELSDVHIGGLGIDLVRKFTRQLSYARVGAWNRLRFSPAG; encoded by the coding sequence GTGTCACAGTCGCCCGCGCTGCCGCCGCAACCGCCCGGCGCCGAGCGCTGTGTGTTGAACGGCGATTACTCGGCGCTGGCGAATCTGGCCAGCTGGTGCGCGCGCGTGGCGGACACCCATCAACTGAGCCCGCGCGGCGCCCACGCACTGGATCTGTGCCTGTGCGAGCTGGTGACCAACATCATCGAATACGCCTACCCGGCGGCCGGACCGGCATCGATCGTGGTGGATGCCACGCCCGCTACCGACACGGTCGAGGTCACCCTCTGGGACGCAGGGCCAGCTTTCAATCCCCTGGAACAGGCCGCGCCGCCGGCCGTCACCGAGCTTTCCGATGTGCACATCGGCGGCCTGGGCATCGACCTGGTACGCAAGTTCACGCGCCAGCTCAGTTACGCACGCGTCGGCGCCTGGAACCGACTGCGCTTCAGTCCGGCTGGCTAG
- a CDS encoding STAS domain-containing protein, which yields MKMAVADRSDDLVQISLVGRMDALGVEDIAMPFTAATATRKAPVVIDLSQVDFLASVGLRLFFANARTLQRRGGRMVLAAPQEDVRAVLDATGVEQIINVFATLDEACAALLNDS from the coding sequence ATGAAAATGGCTGTCGCCGATCGAAGCGATGACCTTGTCCAGATAAGCCTGGTTGGGCGCATGGATGCCCTTGGGGTCGAGGACATTGCCATGCCCTTCACGGCCGCGACTGCCACGCGCAAAGCCCCGGTTGTAATCGACTTGTCACAGGTCGATTTTCTGGCGTCGGTCGGTCTGCGGCTGTTTTTCGCCAACGCGCGCACCCTGCAGCGGCGGGGCGGCAGAATGGTACTGGCAGCCCCCCAGGAGGATGTGCGGGCGGTACTGGATGCGACCGGCGTGGAGCAGATCATCAACGTCTTTGCCACCCTCGACGAGGCCTGTGCGGCCTTGCTGAACGACAGCTGA